The Apibacter raozihei genome contains a region encoding:
- the mqo gene encoding malate dehydrogenase (quinone), with protein MNNRKETSKKEVVLIGAGIMSATLSMMLKQLDPEIHIKVYEMLDEMADESSSAMNNAGTGHSGFCELNYTPELADGTIDISKAVHVASQFELSKEFWSYLVEHGYISSPDNFIHTTPHYSFVTGEKDINFLRKRYETIHKHPLFKQMEYSEEYSGIKNWIPLVMEGRSREEKNAATKIRLGTDVNFGSLTKEMFSTLIENGEIEMNLHHKVKDLTRREDGRWDIKVKNRDTEETFTTTADFVFIGAGGGAILLLEKSGIREARGFGGFPVGGEWLVCTNEAVIKRHHAKVYGQAGIGAPPMSVPHLDSRTIDGKQQLLFGPFAVFSTKFLKHGSFLDLFKSLRFENIGAMIQAGWHNMDLTKYLIDQVKLTKSQKIDSLKQYFPEAVSEDWEEKVAGQRVQVIEKDEKKGGVLKFGTEVISSEDGSLSALLGASPGASTAVAIMLDLLKECFSEEFNSPQWQAKLKEMVPSYAGNFNDEAYCDQVRQRTHTILGLEL; from the coding sequence ATGAATAATCGTAAAGAAACATCTAAAAAAGAAGTGGTTTTGATAGGGGCAGGAATTATGAGTGCTACCTTAAGCATGATGCTGAAACAACTGGATCCGGAAATACATATAAAAGTCTATGAAATGCTGGATGAAATGGCAGATGAAAGTTCCTCAGCCATGAATAATGCAGGAACCGGACATTCCGGTTTTTGTGAGCTTAATTATACTCCGGAACTGGCCGATGGTACTATTGATATAAGTAAAGCCGTTCATGTGGCCTCCCAGTTTGAACTGTCCAAGGAGTTCTGGAGCTATCTGGTTGAGCATGGCTATATATCTTCACCAGACAATTTTATACATACTACTCCGCATTATAGTTTTGTAACCGGAGAAAAAGATATTAATTTTTTAAGAAAGAGGTACGAAACCATTCATAAGCATCCTTTATTTAAACAAATGGAGTATTCTGAAGAATATTCCGGAATAAAAAACTGGATTCCTTTGGTAATGGAAGGCAGATCCCGGGAAGAGAAAAATGCAGCTACCAAAATAAGATTAGGAACCGATGTTAATTTTGGTTCTCTCACTAAAGAAATGTTTTCTACCCTGATAGAGAATGGCGAGATTGAAATGAACCTTCATCATAAGGTGAAAGATTTAACGCGCCGGGAAGATGGGAGATGGGATATAAAAGTGAAAAACAGGGATACGGAAGAAACATTTACTACCACGGCTGATTTTGTTTTTATAGGAGCCGGAGGTGGAGCAATTCTTTTATTGGAAAAATCAGGAATCAGGGAAGCTCGTGGATTCGGAGGCTTTCCTGTGGGGGGCGAATGGCTGGTTTGTACGAATGAAGCGGTTATTAAAAGACATCATGCAAAAGTATACGGACAGGCAGGAATCGGTGCACCTCCCATGTCAGTTCCTCATCTGGATTCTCGTACTATTGATGGAAAACAGCAGTTGTTATTCGGCCCTTTTGCTGTTTTTTCCACCAAATTTTTAAAGCATGGCTCTTTTCTGGATTTATTTAAATCACTGCGATTTGAAAATATCGGAGCTATGATACAGGCGGGCTGGCATAATATGGATTTAACAAAATATCTGATCGATCAGGTAAAACTTACCAAAAGCCAGAAAATAGATTCTCTGAAACAATATTTTCCAGAGGCTGTATCGGAAGACTGGGAAGAAAAAGTTGCCGGACAACGGGTACAGGTGATCGAAAAGGATGAAAAAAAAGGAGGAGTCTTAAAGTTCGGAACCGAAGTTATAAGTTCTGAAGATGGCAGCCTATCTGCTTTACTGGGGGCTTCGCCGGGAGCTTCTACGGCGGTAGCCATCATGCTGGATTTATTAAAAGAGTGTTTCAGTGAAGAATTTAATTCGCCTCAATGGCAGGCTAAACTAAAGGAAATGGTTCCTTCTTATGCTGGAAATTTTAATGACGAAGCTTATTGTGATCAGGTAAGGCAAAGAACTCATACTATTTTAGGATTAGAATTATAA
- a CDS encoding alpha/beta hydrolase, with translation MKNVIVFIFCINWLSGQNNHLMIVKPNEILLWSTNIPENSQLTGTNKISPKGSYTNVTTPLLVVHKPELPNGLAVLVISGGGYSHIASGNEGYPVSQWLNSLGITAFELIYRLPGENENNRQVPFQDAQRAMRMIRNYAVTYKINPDKIGILGFSAGGHLAGYISSMSEYSFYKPQDSLDFVSARPDFCGLIYPIVSMQPINSKTNSFKNLLGPNPSKENENLFSVEKQVNSHTPPTFIAQSVDDPVSPIENSLLMFHSLREQKIPVEMHLFQTGGHGWGMGKSRSETLEWPKLFLNWLKQNKILEY, from the coding sequence ATGAAAAATGTAATAGTATTTATTTTTTGTATAAATTGGCTATCTGGACAAAATAATCATTTAATGATCGTAAAACCGAACGAAATTTTATTATGGAGTACCAATATTCCTGAAAATTCACAACTTACCGGAACTAACAAAATATCTCCCAAAGGTTCATACACAAATGTAACAACTCCTTTACTGGTTGTTCATAAGCCTGAACTTCCCAACGGATTGGCTGTGTTGGTTATAAGTGGAGGCGGATATTCTCATATAGCTTCAGGAAATGAGGGATATCCGGTTTCTCAATGGCTTAATTCGTTAGGCATAACAGCTTTTGAACTCATTTACCGTTTACCCGGAGAAAATGAGAATAACAGGCAGGTTCCTTTTCAGGATGCACAGCGGGCTATGCGAATGATTAGAAATTATGCAGTTACCTATAAAATAAATCCCGATAAAATTGGGATTCTTGGTTTTTCTGCCGGAGGTCATTTAGCCGGTTATATTTCTTCTATGTCTGAGTATTCATTTTATAAACCTCAGGATTCCCTTGATTTTGTTTCTGCCCGGCCAGATTTCTGCGGACTTATTTATCCTATTGTATCTATGCAGCCAATAAATAGTAAAACCAACTCATTTAAAAATTTATTAGGACCCAATCCTTCCAAAGAAAATGAAAATTTATTTTCTGTTGAAAAGCAGGTAAACTCTCATACCCCTCCAACCTTTATAGCTCAGTCAGTAGATGATCCTGTTTCTCCTATTGAAAATAGTTTACTTATGTTTCATTCTTTAAGAGAGCAGAAAATCCCGGTTGAAATGCATCTTTTTCAAACCGGAGGTCATGGTTGGGGCATGGGAAAATCAAGATCGGAAACTTTAGAATGGCCTAAACTGTTTTTAAACTGGTTAAAGCAGAATAAGATATTAGAATACTAA
- a CDS encoding protein-L-isoaspartate(D-aspartate) O-methyltransferase yields the protein MKLDTLKHKGKRNQLISLLKLKGISDPAVLHAINQVPRHLFIDSIFEDLAYEDRAFPILSGQTISHPYTVAFQSQLLHIQKGEKILEIGTGSGYQTAVLVALGAQVYTIERQKELFEFSRNILRKIHFLPKHQTFGDGYAGLPSFAPFDKIIVTAGAPQMPKMLLKQLAVGGIMVIPIGEKEQKMYTVLKLDATTFETMEFGDYQFVPMLENRELG from the coding sequence ATGAAATTGGATACTTTAAAACATAAAGGAAAACGAAATCAGCTAATTAGCTTACTAAAACTAAAAGGAATATCAGACCCCGCAGTGCTTCACGCAATTAATCAGGTTCCCCGGCATCTGTTCATAGACTCCATATTTGAAGATTTGGCGTATGAAGACCGGGCATTTCCTATATTATCAGGACAAACTATTTCTCACCCTTATACCGTTGCTTTTCAAAGTCAGCTTTTGCACATTCAGAAAGGAGAAAAAATTCTGGAAATAGGTACCGGTTCCGGCTACCAGACTGCTGTACTTGTGGCTTTGGGTGCTCAGGTATATACTATTGAAAGGCAGAAAGAGCTTTTTGAATTTTCAAGGAATATTTTAAGAAAAATCCATTTTCTACCCAAACATCAGACTTTCGGAGACGGATACGCCGGTCTTCCTTCTTTTGCACCTTTTGACAAGATTATTGTTACCGCAGGTGCTCCCCAAATGCCTAAAATGTTACTAAAGCAGTTAGCTGTCGGAGGCATTATGGTTATACCTATCGGGGAAAAAGAACAAAAAATGTATACGGTACTTAAACTGGATGCTACTACTTTTGAAACTATGGAATTTGGCGATTACCAATTTGTTCCTATGCTGGAAAACAGAGAACTGGGATAA
- a CDS encoding EamA family transporter has translation MNLTYLKSLFFVAFAASSYGVLATFVRLAYNEGYTTAEVTFSQAVLGLLGLLIIHLFSKKKDAGNLPPASRKDKLYLILCGTSFGLTSTFYYLAVHYKIPVSICIVLLMQAVWMGALVDFIINRKKPTLVQKLAILLILTGTLLATNLINESNIKLNITGVIFGLLSALSYTFSMFSSNKIGTKLPSSLRSVYLLTGATLMVTLIWGYTIVTEPFNFSIFYTWGIILAVFGTILPPFLFTKGMPVVGIGVGSIIASLELPVSVLMAKFLLHEKVNALQWTGIALILLSIVLLNLVFIIPKRFRTKKTQ, from the coding sequence ATGAATTTAACCTACTTAAAATCTTTATTTTTTGTAGCCTTTGCTGCTTCCTCATACGGAGTTTTGGCAACCTTTGTAAGGCTAGCCTATAATGAGGGTTATACCACGGCAGAGGTCACTTTTTCTCAAGCCGTTCTGGGGTTGCTGGGACTCCTGATCATTCATTTATTCAGCAAAAAAAAAGACGCTGGAAACCTTCCTCCTGCCAGCCGTAAAGATAAACTGTATTTAATACTTTGCGGAACTTCTTTTGGACTTACCAGTACTTTCTATTATCTGGCTGTACATTATAAAATTCCGGTTTCCATTTGTATCGTATTATTAATGCAGGCCGTATGGATGGGAGCATTGGTGGATTTCATCATTAACAGAAAAAAGCCAACACTGGTTCAGAAACTTGCAATTTTATTAATACTTACCGGAACCTTATTGGCCACCAACTTAATTAATGAATCAAACATTAAACTAAACATAACGGGAGTAATTTTCGGATTATTATCCGCTTTGTCGTATACATTTTCCATGTTTTCTTCTAATAAAATAGGAACCAAGCTTCCCTCCTCCTTACGCTCTGTATATCTTTTAACAGGAGCCACACTCATGGTTACCCTTATCTGGGGATACACCATCGTTACCGAACCCTTTAATTTTTCAATTTTTTATACCTGGGGCATCATACTCGCAGTATTCGGAACCATTCTCCCTCCGTTTTTATTTACTAAAGGAATGCCGGTAGTGGGCATTGGCGTGGGAAGTATTATTGCCTCGCTGGAACTTCCGGTTTCCGTATTAATGGCAAAATTCCTACTGCACGAAAAAGTAAATGCTTTACAATGGACCGGTATTGCACTCATATTATTATCCATAGTTTTGTTAAATCTTGTTTTCATCATTCCTAAACGTTTCAGAACCAAAAAAACACAATAA
- the rpsL gene encoding 30S ribosomal protein S12 encodes MPTIQQLVRKGRATLAKKSKSAALDSCPQRRGVCTRVYTTTPKKPNSALRKVARVRLTNGKEVNAYIPGEGHNLQEHSIVLVRGGRVKDLPGVRYHIVRGALDTAGVQGRLQRRSKYGAKRPKDKK; translated from the coding sequence ATGCCAACTATTCAACAATTAGTAAGAAAAGGAAGAGCCACACTTGCCAAGAAGAGTAAATCGGCTGCTTTAGATTCTTGTCCACAAAGACGTGGAGTATGTACCCGTGTATATACCACTACACCGAAAAAACCGAATTCAGCACTTAGAAAAGTTGCAAGGGTTCGTTTAACAAACGGTAAAGAGGTGAACGCGTACATTCCAGGAGAAGGACATAATCTACAAGAGCACTCGATAGTATTGGTGAGAGGCGGAAGAGTAAAAGATTTACCGGGAGTTCGTTATCACATTGTTAGGGGAGCTTTAGACACCGCTGGTGTACAAGGTCGTTTACAAAGAAGAAGTAAATACGGAGCAAAACGTCCTAAAGACAAAAAATAG
- the rpsG gene encoding 30S ribosomal protein S7, giving the protein MRKTKAKKRPLLPDPKFNDQLVTRFVNNLMKDGKKSIAFKIFYDALEIVESKKEDQEKTSLEIWKDALENVMPHVEVRSRRVGGANFQIPMPIRPDRKISMAMKWLIKYSRDRNEKSMSQKLASEIIAAAKEEGAAVKKKTDTHRMAEANKAFSHFKF; this is encoded by the coding sequence ATGAGAAAAACGAAAGCAAAAAAACGCCCGCTTTTACCAGATCCTAAATTTAATGATCAATTGGTAACACGTTTCGTTAATAACTTAATGAAAGACGGTAAAAAAAGTATAGCTTTTAAAATTTTCTACGATGCATTAGAAATTGTAGAATCGAAAAAAGAAGATCAGGAAAAAACATCTTTGGAAATATGGAAAGATGCTTTGGAAAATGTTATGCCTCATGTAGAAGTACGTAGCCGTAGAGTAGGTGGAGCTAACTTCCAGATTCCAATGCCTATTCGTCCGGATAGAAAAATTTCTATGGCGATGAAATGGTTGATTAAATACTCCAGAGATAGAAATGAAAAGTCCATGTCTCAAAAGTTAGCTTCTGAAATTATAGCAGCTGCAAAAGAGGAAGGTGCTGCTGTTAAAAAGAAAACAGATACTCACCGTATGGCTGAAGCTAACAAAGCATTCTCACATTTCAAATTCTAA
- the fusA gene encoding elongation factor G, producing MSRDLKYTRNIGIAAHIDAGKTTTTERILFYTGVNHKIGEVHDGASTMDWMVQEAERGITITSAATTCNWNFPLTDDGKKLPDTQSYHFNIIDTPGHVDFTVEVNRSLRVLDGLVFLFSAVDGVEPQSETNWRLADNYKVPRMGFVNKMDRQGSDFLNVCRQVKDMLGSNAVPIVLPIGSEEDFKGVVDLVKNRAIVWHNDNFGSTFDIVDIPEDMQEEVLEYRQNLIEAVAEYDESLMEKFFEDPDSISEEEIHEALRKATIDISIIPMVCGSSFKNKGVQFMLDAVCRYLPSPLDKEAIEGIDPKTDEPISRKPDAKEPFSALAFKIATDPYVGRLAFFRAYSGHLDAGSYVLNTRSGDKERISRIYQMHANKQNPIEYIEAGDIGAAVGFKDIKTGDTLCEEKSPIILESMVFPDPVIGIAVEPKTKADVDKLGMALSKLAEEDPTFQVKTDEASGQTVISGMGELHLDIIVDRLRREFKVEVNQGQPQVEYKEALMGTASHREVYKKQTGGRGKFADIVFDISTADEGKTGLEFVNEIKGGNIPREFVPSVEKGFKEAMKNGPLAGYEIDGMKITLKDGSFHPVDSDQLSFELAAKLGFKEAARKAKPVIMEPIMKLEVLTPEEYMGDIVGDLNRRRATVNGMDDRNNAKVIKAFVPLSEMFGYVTSLRTLSSGRATSTMEFDHYEAAPQNVADEVIAKAKGTNA from the coding sequence ATGTCAAGAGATTTAAAATATACACGTAATATAGGTATTGCTGCTCATATCGATGCAGGAAAAACCACAACAACGGAAAGGATTTTATTTTATACTGGGGTTAACCATAAAATAGGAGAGGTTCACGATGGTGCTTCTACTATGGACTGGATGGTTCAGGAAGCTGAAAGAGGTATCACCATTACTTCCGCAGCTACTACCTGTAACTGGAATTTCCCTTTAACTGATGACGGTAAAAAATTACCAGACACTCAGTCTTACCATTTTAATATCATTGACACTCCGGGACACGTTGACTTTACTGTTGAGGTGAACCGATCTTTACGGGTATTAGACGGTTTAGTTTTCTTATTTAGTGCAGTGGATGGTGTTGAACCTCAATCTGAAACTAACTGGAGACTTGCCGATAATTACAAAGTTCCGAGAATGGGATTTGTAAATAAAATGGACAGACAAGGTTCCGATTTCTTGAACGTTTGTCGCCAGGTTAAAGACATGTTAGGATCTAATGCAGTTCCTATCGTTCTACCTATTGGTTCAGAAGAAGATTTCAAAGGAGTTGTTGACCTGGTTAAAAACCGTGCAATAGTATGGCATAATGATAACTTCGGTTCAACTTTTGATATTGTTGATATTCCTGAAGATATGCAGGAAGAAGTTTTGGAATACCGTCAAAACCTTATCGAGGCTGTGGCTGAGTATGACGAAAGTCTAATGGAAAAATTCTTTGAAGATCCGGATTCAATTTCTGAAGAAGAAATTCACGAAGCACTTCGTAAAGCAACTATAGATATTAGTATTATTCCTATGGTTTGTGGTTCTTCATTCAAAAATAAAGGAGTTCAATTTATGTTAGATGCAGTATGTCGTTATCTTCCTTCTCCTTTGGATAAAGAAGCTATCGAAGGTATAGACCCAAAAACTGATGAGCCTATTTCAAGAAAACCGGATGCAAAAGAGCCGTTTTCAGCTTTAGCATTTAAAATTGCTACTGACCCTTATGTAGGTCGTTTAGCTTTCTTCAGAGCTTATTCCGGTCATTTGGATGCAGGTTCTTATGTTCTGAATACCCGTTCAGGAGATAAAGAAAGAATTTCAAGGATCTATCAGATGCACGCAAATAAACAAAATCCTATCGAATATATTGAGGCAGGAGATATTGGTGCAGCGGTAGGTTTTAAAGATATAAAAACAGGAGACACCCTTTGTGAGGAAAAATCTCCGATTATCTTAGAAAGTATGGTATTCCCGGACCCGGTTATCGGTATTGCTGTAGAACCAAAAACTAAAGCAGACGTTGATAAATTAGGTATGGCTTTATCTAAATTAGCTGAAGAAGATCCAACCTTCCAGGTTAAAACAGACGAAGCTTCCGGACAAACTGTAATTTCAGGTATGGGTGAGCTTCACTTAGATATTATTGTAGACCGTTTAAGAAGAGAGTTTAAAGTTGAAGTTAACCAGGGGCAACCTCAGGTTGAGTACAAAGAAGCTCTTATGGGAACTGCTTCTCATCGTGAAGTTTACAAAAAACAAACCGGTGGACGTGGTAAATTCGCAGACATTGTATTTGATATATCTACAGCTGATGAAGGTAAAACAGGTCTTGAGTTTGTGAATGAAATCAAAGGTGGGAATATTCCAAGAGAATTTGTTCCTTCTGTAGAAAAAGGTTTCAAAGAAGCTATGAAAAACGGTCCTTTAGCAGGATATGAAATAGACGGAATGAAGATTACGTTGAAAGACGGATCTTTCCACCCGGTTGACTCTGACCAGTTATCTTTCGAATTAGCAGCCAAATTAGGATTTAAAGAAGCTGCTAGAAAAGCGAAACCGGTAATAATGGAACCTATTATGAAATTGGAGGTATTAACTCCTGAAGAATATATGGGGGATATTGTTGGTGACTTGAACCGTCGTAGAGCTACTGTAAATGGTATGGATGATAGAAATAACGCAAAAGTTATCAAAGCATTTGTTCCGTTATCAGAAATGTTTGGATATGTAACGTCTTTAAGAACTTTATCTTCCGGACGTGCAACTTCAACTATGGAGTTTGATCATTACGAAGCAGCTCCTCAGAACGTAGCAGATGAGGTTATCGCTAAAGCTAAAGGTACAAATGCTTAA
- the rpsJ gene encoding 30S ribosomal protein S10, translated as MSQKIRIKLKSYDYNLVDKSAEKIVKTVKATGAVVNGPIPLPTHKRIFTVLRSPHVNKKSREQFQLNSHKRLMDIYSSSSKTVDALMKLELPSGVEVEIKV; from the coding sequence ATGAGTCAAAAAATAAGAATAAAACTTAAATCTTACGATTATAATTTAGTTGATAAATCAGCTGAGAAAATCGTAAAAACTGTAAAAGCGACTGGTGCTGTAGTTAACGGACCTATTCCATTACCTACACACAAAAGAATCTTTACTGTTTTACGTTCTCCACACGTAAATAAAAAATCTCGTGAGCAGTTTCAATTAAATTCTCATAAGAGGTTAATGGATATTTACAGCTCTTCTTCTAAGACTGTAGATGCTTTAATGAAACTTGAACTTCCTAGTGGAGTAGAAGTTGAAATCAAAGTTTAA
- the ald gene encoding alanine dehydrogenase — MIIGVPKEIKNNENRVALTAAGVFELSHRGHKVLIEKNAGVGSGISNEEYIQAGGHIYDSPENIWSEAEMILKVKEPIEQELSLARKDQIIFTYFHFASSEKLTHAMIESKSVCLAYETVERKDRSLPLLIPMSEVAGRMAIQQGAKFLEKPAKGRGVLLGGVPGVPPGKVLILGAGIVGIQAAKMASGLGAQVTIVDIDMNKLRYISDILPPHVITEYSSRYNIKNLIKTHDLIIGAVLIPGAKAPKLITRDMLKDMRPGTVIVDVAVDQGGCVETCTPTTHNDPTFIIDDVLHYCVANMPGAVPYTSTLALTNCTLPYIMEVADKGWKKACSEKEELKKGLNIIQGNVVYPGVAEAFNLEFVQPDLFL; from the coding sequence ATGATTATAGGAGTACCTAAAGAAATCAAGAATAACGAAAACAGAGTAGCGCTTACAGCTGCAGGAGTTTTCGAACTTTCTCACCGGGGACATAAAGTCTTGATTGAAAAAAATGCCGGTGTAGGAAGTGGAATATCTAATGAAGAGTACATTCAGGCAGGAGGACATATATATGATTCTCCTGAAAACATCTGGTCTGAAGCCGAGATGATATTAAAAGTCAAAGAACCTATTGAGCAGGAGCTTTCACTGGCTAGGAAAGATCAAATCATTTTTACATACTTCCATTTTGCCTCAAGTGAAAAGCTTACTCATGCTATGATTGAAAGCAAATCAGTTTGCCTTGCTTACGAAACAGTAGAACGTAAAGATCGAAGCCTTCCTTTATTAATTCCTATGTCTGAAGTGGCCGGAAGAATGGCTATTCAGCAAGGAGCTAAATTTCTTGAAAAACCTGCAAAAGGAAGAGGGGTTCTCTTAGGTGGAGTTCCAGGAGTACCTCCAGGAAAAGTGCTTATTTTAGGAGCTGGAATAGTGGGTATTCAGGCAGCTAAAATGGCATCCGGCTTAGGTGCGCAGGTGACCATTGTGGATATTGACATGAATAAACTAAGATACATTAGCGATATACTTCCCCCACATGTTATTACAGAATATTCAAGCAGGTACAATATAAAAAACCTTATAAAAACTCATGATTTAATTATTGGAGCTGTATTAATTCCGGGTGCAAAAGCACCGAAACTTATTACCCGGGATATGCTGAAAGATATGCGACCAGGAACTGTAATTGTGGATGTTGCTGTGGATCAGGGAGGCTGTGTTGAAACCTGTACTCCAACAACTCATAATGATCCTACTTTTATCATCGATGACGTCTTACATTATTGTGTAGCCAATATGCCGGGAGCTGTGCCATATACCTCAACCCTGGCATTAACTAACTGTACGCTTCCTTATATAATGGAAGTTGCGGATAAAGGTTGGAAAAAAGCTTGTTCTGAAAAAGAAGAATTGAAAAAAGGATTAAATATTATTCAGGGAAATGTAGTTTATCCGGGAGTTGCTGAAGCATTTAATCTGGAATTTGTTCAACCAGATCTATTTTTATAA